A genomic window from Streptomyces sp. MST-110588 includes:
- a CDS encoding PLP-dependent cysteine synthase family protein gives MTFLDTTVPSSRTPAGLVGDTPLLWVGEPFTAAGRGFWAKLEGHNPGGIKDRTALYMVARARERGLLLPGAPIVESTSGTLGLGLALAAVTYGHPLAVVTDPGMEPLMRGLLAAYGAELHLVSAPHPVGGWQQARRELVGRLLAERPGAWCPDQYHNPDNVAAYAPLARELVAQLGRIDVLVVSVGTGGHSAGVGRVLRKHFPHLRVVGVDAIGSTVFGQPAAPRLMRGLGSSIYPRNVDYALFDEVHWVAPGEAVWAARALARARYASGGWSVGAVALTARHLAATLPARTRIAAVFPDGPQRYVGTVFDDDWCRAHRLLDGQPPQAPREIAHPTQETVTRWTRCSTVVDPLVAGGGRERPTAGPGPKSGTGTGTGPGEEAGAGAEEGAGPRRGAGPGAGAGAKARGR, from the coding sequence ATGACTTTTCTCGACACGACCGTTCCCTCCTCCCGTACCCCGGCCGGCCTGGTGGGTGACACCCCGCTGCTGTGGGTCGGCGAGCCGTTCACCGCCGCCGGGCGCGGCTTCTGGGCCAAGCTGGAAGGGCACAACCCGGGCGGGATCAAGGACCGTACCGCGCTGTACATGGTCGCCCGGGCCCGCGAACGCGGTCTGCTGCTGCCCGGCGCGCCGATCGTGGAGTCCACCTCCGGCACCCTGGGCCTGGGGCTGGCGCTGGCCGCGGTCACCTACGGCCATCCGCTGGCGGTGGTCACCGACCCGGGCATGGAACCGCTGATGCGCGGTCTGCTGGCAGCGTACGGTGCCGAGCTGCACCTGGTGTCCGCGCCGCATCCGGTCGGCGGCTGGCAGCAGGCCCGCCGCGAGCTGGTCGGGCGACTGCTGGCCGAGCGCCCCGGCGCCTGGTGTCCGGACCAGTACCACAATCCCGACAACGTGGCGGCCTACGCGCCGCTGGCCCGCGAACTGGTCGCCCAGCTCGGACGGATCGACGTCCTGGTGGTCAGCGTGGGCACCGGCGGACATTCCGCCGGGGTGGGACGCGTGCTGCGCAAGCACTTCCCGCACCTGCGGGTGGTGGGCGTGGACGCGATCGGCTCAACCGTCTTCGGGCAGCCCGCGGCCCCCCGGCTGATGCGCGGGCTGGGCAGCAGCATCTACCCCCGGAACGTGGATTACGCGCTGTTCGACGAGGTGCACTGGGTGGCCCCCGGCGAGGCGGTGTGGGCGGCCCGCGCGCTGGCCCGGGCACGCTACGCCAGCGGTGGCTGGAGCGTGGGCGCGGTCGCCCTGACGGCCCGCCACCTGGCGGCCACCCTGCCGGCGAGGACGCGGATCGCCGCGGTCTTCCCCGACGGCCCGCAGCGCTACGTCGGCACCGTGTTCGACGACGACTGGTGCCGCGCGCACCGGTTGCTCGACGGGCAGCCCCCGCAGGCGCCACGGGAGATCGCCCACCCGACGCAGGAGACGGTGACACGGTGGACCCGTTGCTCCACGGTGGTCGATCCGCTGGTTGCGGGCGGGGGACGGGAGCGGCCGACGGCCGGCCCGGGGCCAAAATCCGGGACGGGAACAGGAACAGGACCGGGTGAGGAAGCGGGAGCGGGAGCAGAGGAAGGGGCGGGGCCGAGGAGAGGGGCAGGGCCAGGAGCGGGAGCGGGCGCGAAGGCGCGCGGCCGATGA
- a CDS encoding FAD-dependent monooxygenase encodes MQNTDILVSGGGIAGPALAYWLHKAGFSVTVVERAPGPRPGGQAVDLRGAARTVVARMGLMDRARALRVAQQGLALVNASGRITARMPADSFGGEGIVSEIEILRGDLGGLLYEATSPDVEYLFDDTVTGLDQDDSGVTVTFENAAPRRFGLVVGADGLHSVVRSLAFGPESQYMRPLGLYTAWFTATEDGPDSKSWDLDGWFKMFNAPGGLVASARPGRTPGEIKGGLSFRSAPLAYDRRDTARQRELIARRFAGAGWKVPLLLRAMHSASDFFFDSVGQVRLDHWSRGRVVLLGDAGYCPTPLTGLGTSLALVGAYVLAGELATAEGDHRVAFRNYDRIMGPYVRQAQQLPPGGAAGYAPSSALAIRLREASMRSMNRWPMRNLLAAQFAKAKDITLPDYGRTAMAVGHGRTAVFQGPPRAQ; translated from the coding sequence ATGCAGAACACCGACATCCTCGTTTCCGGCGGCGGCATCGCCGGGCCCGCGTTGGCTTACTGGCTACACAAGGCGGGCTTCTCCGTCACCGTCGTCGAGCGGGCGCCCGGTCCCCGGCCCGGCGGCCAGGCCGTCGATCTGCGGGGCGCCGCCCGCACCGTCGTGGCACGCATGGGACTCATGGACCGGGCGCGGGCGCTGCGCGTGGCACAGCAGGGTCTCGCGCTCGTCAACGCCTCCGGCCGCATCACCGCCCGGATGCCCGCGGACAGCTTCGGCGGCGAGGGAATCGTCTCCGAGATCGAGATACTGCGGGGTGACCTCGGCGGATTGCTGTACGAGGCCACTTCGCCCGACGTCGAGTACCTCTTCGACGACACCGTCACCGGACTGGACCAGGACGACTCCGGGGTCACCGTCACCTTCGAGAACGCCGCGCCACGCCGCTTCGGGCTGGTGGTCGGGGCGGACGGGCTGCATTCCGTGGTGCGGTCGCTGGCCTTCGGCCCCGAGTCGCAGTACATGCGCCCGCTGGGCCTCTACACCGCGTGGTTCACCGCCACCGAGGACGGCCCGGACTCCAAAAGCTGGGATCTCGACGGCTGGTTCAAGATGTTCAACGCGCCCGGTGGGCTGGTGGCGTCGGCCCGGCCCGGCCGGACCCCCGGGGAGATCAAGGGCGGTCTGAGCTTCCGGTCGGCGCCCCTGGCCTATGACCGACGTGACACCGCGCGGCAGCGGGAGCTGATCGCCCGGCGTTTCGCCGGTGCGGGCTGGAAGGTTCCTCTCCTGCTGCGGGCGATGCACTCGGCGTCCGACTTCTTCTTCGACTCCGTGGGTCAGGTACGCCTCGACCACTGGTCGCGTGGCCGCGTGGTGCTGCTCGGTGACGCCGGGTACTGCCCGACGCCGCTCACGGGCCTGGGGACCAGCCTGGCCCTGGTGGGTGCGTATGTGCTGGCCGGCGAACTCGCCACCGCCGAAGGTGATCACCGCGTGGCGTTCAGGAACTACGACCGGATCATGGGCCCCTACGTGCGCCAGGCGCAGCAGTTGCCGCCCGGCGGTGCTGCCGGCTACGCGCCGTCCAGCGCGCTCGCCATCCGGCTGCGGGAGGCGTCGATGCGTTCGATGAACCGCTGGCCGATGCGGAACCTGCTCGCCGCGCAGTTCGCCAAAGCGAAGGACATCACCCTCCCCGATTACGGGCGTACGGCCATGGCGGTGGGTCACGGCCGTACGGCCGTGTTCCAGGGGCCGCCCCGGGCTCAGTAG
- a CDS encoding Lrp/AsnC family transcriptional regulator encodes MESVTLSPLDLRIVHALQLDGRAPFSRIAGVVDVSDRTVARRFGRLRASGAVRVTGVADSRRTGRAEWVVRLRVLPDGAQAVVDALARRADTAWVALVSGGTEIVCLFRTADGGPVPLAALTRHPRVVQADAQRLLRHLMDHRWRGRTSALTAEQVAAIRGPRHGAGHQAGDEHGAGHDAGDTYGEGHDAGDEHGTGHGVRSGHGGTAVPRPRTLTELDRRLLSVLAADGRTAYPDLARAVGWSESAVRRRLAELRGSRTVRFDVETDPRLFGFSAQCLLWLTVAPSRISAVARAVASDAETAFVGATTGAHHLMAVVVCRDEAALYDYVSDRIGALDGVQRVDTALVSDYAKRAGARMG; translated from the coding sequence GTGGAATCGGTCACCTTGAGCCCCTTGGACCTGCGGATCGTGCATGCGCTCCAACTGGACGGACGGGCGCCGTTCAGCAGGATCGCGGGCGTTGTGGACGTCTCCGACCGCACGGTGGCCCGTCGCTTCGGACGGCTGCGCGCCTCCGGTGCCGTACGGGTGACCGGTGTGGCCGACAGCCGGCGCACGGGCCGCGCCGAGTGGGTGGTGCGGCTGCGGGTCCTTCCCGACGGCGCGCAGGCCGTCGTCGACGCGCTGGCCAGGCGTGCCGACACCGCCTGGGTGGCGCTGGTCTCCGGCGGCACGGAGATCGTCTGCCTCTTCCGTACGGCGGACGGCGGCCCGGTGCCGCTCGCCGCCCTGACCCGGCATCCCCGCGTGGTCCAGGCGGACGCGCAGCGGCTGCTGCGGCACCTGATGGACCATCGGTGGCGCGGTCGTACCTCGGCCCTGACCGCCGAACAGGTCGCCGCGATACGGGGTCCACGGCACGGTGCCGGTCACCAGGCCGGTGACGAGCACGGTGCCGGCCACGACGCCGGTGACACGTACGGTGAGGGCCACGACGCCGGTGACGAGCACGGTACCGGTCACGGTGTCCGCAGCGGCCACGGCGGCACAGCCGTGCCTCGCCCCCGCACCCTCACCGAGCTCGACAGACGGCTGCTGTCCGTCCTCGCCGCCGACGGCCGTACCGCCTACCCCGACCTGGCCCGCGCGGTCGGCTGGTCCGAATCCGCCGTCCGCCGCCGCCTGGCGGAGCTGCGCGGTTCACGGACGGTCCGCTTCGACGTCGAGACCGATCCGCGGTTGTTCGGGTTCTCGGCGCAGTGCCTGCTGTGGCTGACCGTCGCCCCGTCCCGGATCTCGGCCGTCGCCCGCGCCGTGGCCTCGGACGCCGAGACGGCGTTCGTCGGGGCGACGACCGGCGCCCATCATCTGATGGCGGTCGTGGTGTGCCGGGACGAGGCGGCGCTGTACGACTACGTCAGCGACCGCATCGGTGCGCTGGACGGCGTCCAGCGGGTGGACACCGCCCTGGTCAGCGACTATGCCAAACGGGCCGGTGCACGGATGGGGTGA
- a CDS encoding carboxylesterase family protein yields the protein MIVETAAGRVRGRTDDLDGVRSDDPDGVRSDDRVGDRSGGPVTAFRGIPYARAERFAPPGPVKPWPGVREADAPGPAAPQLPSRLERAMGPFTAPQSEDCLSLNVWAPPGTGHAVLVFLHGGGFSSGAAGLGWYDGAELAAQGGIVVVTAGYRLGALGYLRLPGVSEGNLGLLDQLAALHWVRENIAAFGGDPGKVTVAGQSAGAYSILALLSGTRARGLFRRAILQSTPAGMLPDTPEKAEATGELLLRELGLTPDRSAQLLRAPVGDLLAAQAAVARRTARPLSAVPPFQLVTDGALVAADPVRAAGEGAANGVQVLLGTTRDEAAAFFAADERVAALGQDDLDRVAHQWFGDTGRAAPRGRTTTEVVVQMATDQMFRDPAARLVRLLTERGAPPWRYRFDWSPPGSPYGACHCIELPFVLGDAAAWRDAPMLAGGPPPGRLVAEVRRSWAGFVRDGTPGWPAGTGHHFTGRTD from the coding sequence ATGATCGTCGAGACGGCGGCCGGCCGGGTCCGGGGCCGGACCGATGACCTGGACGGCGTACGGAGTGACGACCCGGACGGCGTACGGAGTGACGACCGGGTCGGTGACCGGAGCGGGGGGCCGGTCACCGCCTTCAGGGGGATCCCGTACGCGCGAGCCGAACGGTTCGCCCCACCCGGCCCGGTGAAGCCGTGGCCGGGCGTGCGGGAGGCCGACGCGCCGGGCCCGGCCGCACCGCAGCTCCCGTCGCGGCTGGAACGGGCGATGGGCCCCTTCACGGCCCCACAGTCCGAGGACTGCCTCTCGCTCAACGTATGGGCGCCCCCGGGGACCGGCCACGCGGTCCTGGTGTTCCTGCACGGCGGCGGTTTCTCCAGCGGCGCGGCCGGGCTGGGCTGGTACGACGGCGCGGAGCTCGCGGCGCAGGGCGGCATCGTCGTGGTGACCGCCGGCTACCGCCTCGGCGCGTTGGGATATCTGCGCCTGCCCGGAGTGAGCGAGGGCAACCTGGGCCTGCTCGACCAACTCGCCGCACTGCACTGGGTACGTGAGAACATCGCCGCCTTCGGTGGCGACCCCGGCAAGGTCACGGTGGCGGGCCAGTCGGCGGGCGCGTACTCCATCCTGGCACTGCTGTCGGGAACACGGGCCCGCGGGCTGTTCCGGCGGGCGATCCTGCAGAGCACACCCGCCGGGATGCTGCCGGACACCCCCGAGAAGGCCGAAGCCACCGGCGAACTGCTGCTGCGGGAACTCGGCCTGACCCCCGACCGGTCCGCGCAGCTCCTGCGGGCCCCGGTCGGTGACCTGCTGGCCGCGCAGGCCGCCGTCGCACGGCGCACCGCCCGACCGCTGAGCGCGGTGCCGCCGTTCCAGCTCGTCACGGACGGCGCGCTGGTGGCGGCCGATCCGGTACGGGCTGCGGGCGAGGGCGCGGCCAACGGCGTACAGGTCCTCCTGGGCACGACCCGCGACGAGGCCGCGGCGTTCTTCGCGGCCGACGAGCGGGTGGCGGCGCTCGGCCAGGACGACCTCGACCGCGTTGCCCACCAGTGGTTCGGTGATACCGGACGTGCTGCGCCACGTGGCCGGACGACCACCGAGGTCGTGGTCCAGATGGCCACCGACCAGATGTTCCGGGACCCGGCGGCCCGCCTGGTACGCCTGCTCACCGAGCGCGGTGCCCCGCCGTGGCGGTACCGGTTCGACTGGAGCCCGCCGGGCAGCCCGTACGGGGCGTGCCACTGCATCGAGTTGCCGTTCGTCCTGGGGGACGCGGCGGCCTGGCGGGACGCGCCGATGCTCGCCGGCGGCCCGCCGCCCGGCCGGCTGGTCGCCGAAGTACGCCGCTCATGGGCCGGCTTCGTCCGGGACGGCACTCCCGGCTGGCCGGCCGGCACCGGCCACCACTTCACGGGGCGTACGGACTGA
- the thrS gene encoding threonine--tRNA ligase — protein sequence MGPRPRVRGRSLARFHEHEETTVYDHHKLGRELSLFDTDPLTGAGLPYWLPDGAAVRHALEEYIRSAERRAGYRHVYSPVLGKRELYEISGHWSHYSQDMFPPMDLGNEQVVLRPSLCPHHALIYRSRSHSYRELPLRMAELGDMYRSELSGVLGGLSRVRAIHLNDAHIFCTLEQVAEEAQAALSMIRRAYEALGITPSRYRLSLPGPGGKYVAGPEMWQRSTALLTDVLDRSGLSYERGEGEAAFYGPKIDVQVADGAGRESTLSTVQVDFHQPERFDLHYIGADGARHRPVMVHRSVIGSVERAVAHLIEQHGGAFPAWFAPTQVMILPVSQAQLPDADALARRCADLGLRAETAGPGGGSLGARIRRARLVPYQAVIGAKEAADHHVALRLRDGRRLDPQPVEDALARIGALVGSYSTELWDAAAS from the coding sequence GTGGGGCCCCGGCCGAGGGTTCGGGGCAGGTCACTCGCCCGCTTCCACGAGCACGAGGAGACCACCGTGTACGACCACCACAAGCTCGGCCGTGAACTGTCCCTGTTCGACACCGACCCGCTGACCGGCGCCGGACTGCCGTACTGGCTGCCCGACGGCGCGGCCGTACGGCACGCCCTGGAGGAGTACATCCGCAGCGCCGAACGGCGGGCGGGCTACCGGCACGTGTACTCACCGGTGCTCGGCAAACGCGAGCTGTACGAGATCTCGGGCCACTGGTCGCACTACAGCCAGGACATGTTCCCGCCGATGGACCTGGGTAACGAACAGGTCGTACTGCGCCCGAGCCTGTGCCCCCACCACGCGCTGATCTACCGCTCCCGCTCCCACAGCTACCGCGAACTCCCCTTGCGCATGGCCGAGTTGGGCGACATGTACCGGTCCGAGCTGTCGGGCGTACTGGGCGGGCTCTCCCGCGTACGGGCGATCCACCTGAACGACGCCCACATCTTCTGCACCCTGGAGCAGGTCGCCGAGGAAGCACAGGCCGCCCTGTCGATGATCCGCCGGGCGTACGAGGCACTTGGCATCACCCCGTCCCGCTACCGGCTCTCCCTCCCGGGCCCGGGAGGCAAGTACGTCGCCGGTCCCGAGATGTGGCAGCGGTCCACCGCCTTGCTGACCGACGTCCTCGACCGTTCCGGGCTGTCCTACGAGCGGGGTGAGGGCGAGGCCGCGTTCTACGGGCCCAAGATCGACGTCCAGGTCGCCGACGGCGCGGGCCGGGAGTCCACCCTGTCCACCGTCCAGGTCGACTTCCACCAGCCCGAGCGGTTCGACCTGCACTACATCGGCGCGGACGGTGCCCGGCACCGGCCGGTCATGGTCCACCGCAGCGTCATCGGGAGCGTGGAGCGCGCCGTCGCCCACCTCATCGAACAGCACGGCGGCGCCTTCCCGGCCTGGTTCGCCCCCACCCAGGTCATGATCCTGCCGGTCTCGCAGGCCCAACTGCCCGACGCCGACGCGCTCGCCCGGCGATGCGCCGACCTCGGGCTGCGCGCCGAGACCGCCGGTCCTGGAGGCGGGAGCCTGGGAGCCCGTATCCGAAGGGCGCGCCTGGTTCCCTATCAGGCCGTCATCGGGGCCAAGGAGGCCGCCGACCACCACGTCGCCCTGCGCCTGCGCGACGGCCGCCGCCTGGACCCGCAGCCCGTCGAGGACGCCCTCGCCCGTATAGGCGCGCTCGTCGGCTCCTACAGCACCGAACTGTGGGACGCCGCCGCCTCGTAA
- a CDS encoding cysteine hydrolase, whose amino-acid sequence MSSALLVMDVQRAIVDFVGGDRGYLSRLRRAIDGARAADIPVIYVVIALRPGFPEVSTRNRALAGIARAGLYVEGAPGTEIHPDVAPRPGDVVVTKRRASAFSGSDLDVVLRARGIDSLVLTGIATSAVVLSTLCRANDLDFGLTVLSDACLDIDPEVHRVLIERLFPQWADVLTVDDWVKAIASS is encoded by the coding sequence ATGAGCAGTGCCCTCCTCGTGATGGACGTCCAACGGGCCATCGTGGACTTCGTCGGCGGCGATCGCGGATATCTCTCACGCCTGCGCAGAGCCATCGACGGGGCGCGGGCGGCGGACATCCCCGTGATCTACGTGGTCATCGCGCTGCGTCCCGGCTTCCCCGAGGTGAGCACGCGCAACAGGGCTCTGGCCGGCATCGCCCGGGCCGGCCTTTACGTCGAGGGCGCACCGGGCACCGAGATCCACCCCGACGTCGCGCCCCGGCCGGGCGACGTGGTGGTCACCAAGAGGCGGGCGAGCGCGTTCTCGGGCAGCGATCTCGATGTGGTGTTGAGGGCACGCGGTATCGACAGCCTCGTGCTCACCGGCATCGCCACCAGCGCTGTGGTGCTGTCCACCCTGTGCCGGGCGAACGACCTGGACTTCGGCCTCACCGTCCTGTCCGACGCCTGCCTGGACATCGACCCGGAGGTGCACCGGGTCCTCATCGAGCGGCTGTTCCCGCAGTGGGCGGATGTCCTCACCGTCGACGACTGGGTCAAGGCGATCGCGTCTTCGTGA
- a CDS encoding sigma-70 family RNA polymerase sigma factor, translating to MKDGDVKADGSPRDSASGRPAVEDVLNLPLDFEAFYLGHQEFFHAYAEIHLGSRRAAEEVVHQIFLEILAGWDQLLREGDLEQQTLTVLHRSVRRRLEAEGREPAFVINGPIARALRQARDKLELMESSSGLYEAITRLPTRQFTVIVLRHLLGYETSRIARYMGLHERTVDYHGRKAKERLRIQLGLPATRRGRNKKGTAQ from the coding sequence GTGAAAGATGGCGACGTCAAGGCCGACGGCTCGCCCCGGGACAGCGCGAGCGGTCGGCCGGCGGTCGAAGACGTGCTGAACCTGCCCCTGGACTTCGAAGCGTTCTACCTGGGCCATCAGGAGTTCTTCCACGCGTACGCCGAGATCCACCTCGGCAGCCGGCGGGCCGCGGAAGAGGTGGTGCACCAGATCTTCCTGGAGATCCTCGCCGGCTGGGACCAGCTCCTGCGGGAAGGGGACCTGGAGCAGCAGACGCTGACGGTGCTGCACCGCAGCGTCCGCCGCCGGCTGGAGGCGGAGGGCCGCGAGCCGGCCTTCGTCATCAACGGGCCGATTGCGCGTGCCCTGCGCCAGGCCCGGGACAAGCTGGAGCTGATGGAGAGCAGCAGCGGTCTGTACGAGGCGATCACCAGGCTGCCGACCCGGCAGTTCACCGTCATCGTCCTGCGCCACCTCCTGGGGTACGAGACGTCACGGATAGCCCGGTACATGGGCCTGCACGAGCGCACGGTCGACTACCACGGCCGTAAGGCCAAGGAACGGCTGCGGATACAGCTCGGACTCCCCGCCACCCGGCGCGGCAGGAACAAGAAAGGGACAGCACAGTGA
- a CDS encoding VOC family protein has product MTQHTSHIHGFHHTGILTRDLDGLERTYRSFGFTLSPRSRHLLGEKAGQAPVPGCTANMCALFGDSYIELLGIVDESAPDPWHTKAMADEYEGFRILNFDSDDAEAVDRRLSGAGLRTSGVLGLERDVDTEEGTRTMRARVVHVDPATTPEGYVGMAQHLTRRYVHQPRYLGHPNGAHGIDAVLMVADDADGGTFDAIVDRYARVLEVEPRREGALTVLEMKAGRLEIVRASAAGDVLPGEPAPAASYLAAMTILVSDVGAARTLIEDSGTATQTTQDGFFVSARDAYGTGLFFTDRGDRPGRGVQGARGVAR; this is encoded by the coding sequence ATGACGCAGCACACCTCACACATCCACGGTTTCCACCACACCGGCATCCTCACCCGCGACCTCGACGGACTGGAGCGCACCTACCGTTCCTTCGGCTTCACCCTCAGCCCCCGCTCCCGGCACCTGCTCGGCGAGAAGGCCGGGCAGGCGCCCGTGCCCGGCTGCACAGCCAATATGTGCGCGCTGTTCGGCGACTCGTACATAGAACTGCTGGGCATCGTGGACGAATCCGCGCCCGATCCCTGGCACACCAAGGCGATGGCGGACGAGTACGAGGGGTTCCGGATCCTGAACTTCGACAGCGACGACGCCGAGGCGGTCGACCGGCGGCTGTCCGGCGCCGGGCTGCGCACCTCGGGCGTACTGGGGCTGGAGCGCGATGTGGACACCGAGGAGGGGACCCGCACCATGCGGGCCCGTGTCGTCCACGTCGATCCGGCGACGACGCCCGAGGGCTATGTGGGTATGGCCCAGCACCTGACCCGCCGGTACGTGCACCAGCCCCGCTACCTCGGTCACCCCAACGGTGCCCACGGCATCGACGCCGTACTGATGGTGGCCGACGACGCCGACGGGGGCACCTTCGACGCGATCGTGGACCGCTACGCACGCGTCCTTGAGGTGGAGCCCCGGCGGGAAGGGGCGCTCACCGTCCTGGAGATGAAGGCCGGACGGCTGGAGATCGTCCGGGCCTCGGCGGCCGGGGACGTGCTGCCCGGTGAGCCGGCGCCGGCCGCCTCCTACCTCGCCGCCATGACGATCCTGGTCAGCGACGTCGGCGCCGCCCGCACCCTCATAGAGGACAGCGGCACCGCCACGCAGACCACGCAGGACGGTTTCTTCGTCTCCGCGCGCGACGCGTACGGCACCGGGCTCTTCTTCACCGACCGGGGCGACCGGCCCGGCCGAGGTGTCCAAGGCGCCCGGGGCGTCGCCCGATGA
- a CDS encoding MFS transporter: MKTLWRTTRSFPPAAQMLMANQFSINLAFYMLMPYLAAHLSGQLGLAAWAVGLVLGIRNLSQQGMFLVGGTIADRYGYKAPIMAGCLLRTGGFALLGWVDELPALIVASAATGLAGALFNPAVRAYLAVEAGERRVAAFAAFNVYYQAGMLLGPLVGLALLAGDFRLVCTVAAAVFAALSVLQWRALPARGGRQAGNRAGAGARAGEPAAADRVWGQWRQVVANRPFLLFSVAMIGSYVLTFQVYLALPMAADAALGTDGTKATGGLFVLSAGVAVTGQLGLTGWAGRRWSGPRAMVRGLAAMGLAFVPLALVTIAVPAADGTPRTAAHLAALAMAVVGLAAGSAVVYPLEMDTVVSLSGGKLVATHYGLYNTVSGLGITVGNLATGALWDFARAHHAGWLTWTVLGATGLVCAGAVSALARSGKLAPIPVTGPRPGEGRRVGDTAGRG, translated from the coding sequence ATGAAGACGCTGTGGCGCACCACGCGCTCCTTCCCGCCCGCCGCGCAGATGCTGATGGCCAACCAATTCTCCATCAACCTCGCCTTCTACATGCTCATGCCCTATCTGGCGGCGCATCTGTCGGGCCAACTGGGGCTGGCCGCGTGGGCGGTCGGACTGGTGCTGGGCATACGCAACCTGTCCCAGCAGGGCATGTTCCTGGTCGGGGGCACGATCGCCGACCGGTACGGCTACAAGGCGCCGATCATGGCCGGGTGCCTGCTGCGTACGGGCGGGTTCGCCCTGCTGGGCTGGGTGGACGAACTGCCGGCCCTGATCGTCGCGTCGGCCGCCACCGGGCTGGCCGGGGCCCTGTTCAACCCGGCCGTACGCGCCTACCTGGCCGTCGAGGCGGGCGAGCGACGGGTGGCGGCGTTCGCCGCCTTCAACGTCTACTACCAGGCCGGAATGCTGCTCGGCCCGCTGGTCGGGCTGGCCCTGCTGGCCGGTGACTTCCGGCTGGTGTGCACGGTGGCAGCGGCGGTCTTCGCCGCACTGTCGGTGCTCCAGTGGCGGGCGCTGCCCGCCCGCGGCGGCCGACAGGCCGGGAACCGCGCCGGGGCCGGCGCCCGGGCCGGGGAGCCGGCGGCGGCGGACCGGGTGTGGGGGCAGTGGCGGCAGGTGGTGGCCAACCGGCCGTTCCTCCTCTTCTCGGTGGCGATGATCGGCTCCTACGTACTGACCTTCCAGGTCTACCTGGCCCTTCCCATGGCCGCCGACGCCGCCCTCGGCACCGACGGCACGAAGGCCACCGGCGGCCTGTTCGTCCTCTCCGCCGGCGTCGCGGTGACCGGGCAGCTAGGGCTGACCGGCTGGGCCGGACGGCGCTGGAGCGGCCCGCGGGCCATGGTCCGCGGGCTGGCCGCCATGGGTCTGGCATTCGTCCCGCTCGCGCTGGTCACCATCGCCGTCCCCGCCGCCGACGGTACGCCGCGGACCGCCGCGCACCTGGCGGCCCTGGCGATGGCCGTGGTGGGGCTGGCCGCGGGCAGCGCGGTGGTCTATCCGCTGGAGATGGACACCGTGGTCTCCCTCTCCGGCGGAAAGCTGGTCGCCACTCACTACGGCCTCTACAACACGGTGTCCGGGCTCGGCATCACCGTGGGCAACCTGGCCACCGGCGCCCTGTGGGACTTCGCCCGTGCCCACCACGCCGGGTGGCTGACCTGGACCGTACTCGGCGCCACCGGGCTGGTCTGCGCGGGCGCGGTATCGGCTCTGGCCCGCTCCGGCAAGCTGGCTCCCATCCCGGTCACCGGGCCCCGGCCCGGCGAAGGCCGACGCGTCGGCGATACAGCCGGGCGCGGCTGA
- a CDS encoding DUF998 domain-containing protein, which translates to MQPLHRLAPALALFLLAPFVGEFLLGNLTLAELPLGLVLAPMYGCGALLVRELGRRSGGGWPTMVLLAAAYALMEEGPVDQLLWNDSYAGTDVLHGASYLPSLGMSVELTQTVLALHTIWSICVPIALVETLVPARSDEPWLGRTGLLAVACAYVAGAVLVFWGNYSEEGFIAAPAQLIGITLVIGALISAAFAVRGVRLPALPGRAPAPWRVGLVALLVTSAYWGPLNLVTADWYAWVGAAVWCAGTAAGVWWVSRWSRRPGWDARHRFALAAGAMLTYTWVSFPLRPESGGSVRADLVSNAVFALLACLLLVAAARRLHGRRGVPQRVSSNKGAEL; encoded by the coding sequence ATGCAGCCCTTGCACCGTCTCGCACCCGCACTCGCCCTGTTCCTGCTGGCCCCGTTCGTGGGCGAGTTCCTTCTCGGCAATCTCACCCTGGCCGAGTTGCCGCTCGGGCTGGTGCTGGCTCCGATGTACGGATGCGGGGCCCTGCTCGTACGGGAACTGGGAAGGCGCAGTGGCGGCGGCTGGCCGACCATGGTGCTGCTGGCGGCGGCGTACGCCCTCATGGAAGAAGGGCCCGTCGACCAACTGCTGTGGAACGACTCCTACGCGGGCACCGACGTGCTGCACGGCGCTTCCTACCTGCCGTCCCTGGGAATGAGTGTCGAGCTGACCCAGACCGTGCTGGCGCTGCACACGATATGGAGTATCTGTGTGCCGATCGCGCTGGTGGAGACGCTGGTTCCGGCCCGGAGCGACGAACCCTGGCTGGGCCGTACCGGGCTCCTCGCGGTGGCCTGTGCGTACGTGGCCGGGGCGGTACTGGTCTTCTGGGGCAACTACAGCGAGGAGGGCTTCATCGCCGCACCGGCCCAGCTCATCGGCATCACGCTGGTCATCGGCGCGCTGATATCCGCCGCGTTCGCCGTGCGCGGTGTACGGCTGCCGGCGCTGCCGGGCCGTGCGCCCGCGCCGTGGCGGGTGGGCCTGGTGGCACTGCTGGTGACGAGCGCCTATTGGGGACCGCTCAACCTCGTCACCGCGGACTGGTACGCATGGGTGGGGGCCGCCGTGTGGTGTGCGGGAACGGCCGCGGGCGTGTGGTGGGTGAGCCGCTGGTCCCGGCGGCCGGGCTGGGACGCCCGTCACCGCTTCGCGCTCGCCGCCGGCGCGATGCTCACCTACACGTGGGTATCCTTCCCGCTCCGTCCCGAGTCCGGTGGCTCGGTCCGCGCCGACCTGGTGAGCAACGCCGTGTTCGCCCTGCTGGCCTGCTTGCTGCTGGTGGCGGCGGCCCGGCGGCTTCACGGCCGGCGAGGCGTGCCCCAGAGGGTGAGCAGCAACAAGGGGGCAGAGCTGTGA